The following coding sequences are from one Methanosarcina sp. WWM596 window:
- a CDS encoding UDP-glucose/GDP-mannose dehydrogenase family protein, translating to MKVSVIGSGYVGSVTAACFSEVGHEIICVDIDRKKTEQINAGIPPIYEEGLGELLQKYAGKRLIATTDYEFAVNETDISFICVGTPSAEDGTIDLSIVRAAAASIGAALAKKEGYHVVVVKSTVVPETTEKFVLPVLEEASGKKAGKDFGVAMNPEFLREGKAVYDFMHPDKIVVGAIDKRSGNLVSELYRTFECEITHTGPATAEMIKYANNSLLATKISFANEIGNICKKLGIDTYEVMEAVGKDFRISPKFLNSGAGFGGSCFPKDVKALIGKAKAIGYSPLLLESVIAVNERQPLLMVEILQRKIGDLAGKKIAILGLAFKNETDDIRESRAIPVIAELLRLGARVSAYDPMATENMKRVFPTIEYLEKASDALKDADACLVMTEWDEFRNLDSEFQGMKEKIVIDGRRVIKAKNMDYEGLCW from the coding sequence ATGAAAGTTTCTGTTATAGGTTCAGGGTATGTAGGTTCAGTCACTGCAGCCTGTTTTTCAGAGGTTGGACACGAAATCATCTGTGTAGATATTGACAGGAAAAAAACGGAGCAGATAAACGCAGGTATTCCCCCCATCTATGAAGAGGGGCTTGGAGAACTTTTGCAAAAATATGCAGGAAAAAGACTCATAGCAACTACTGATTATGAATTTGCAGTCAATGAAACGGATATTTCCTTTATCTGTGTAGGAACACCTTCGGCAGAAGATGGGACTATAGACCTTTCAATTGTCCGGGCAGCCGCGGCAAGTATCGGTGCAGCCCTGGCAAAGAAGGAAGGCTACCATGTGGTGGTAGTAAAAAGCACGGTAGTGCCAGAAACAACAGAAAAGTTTGTCCTGCCGGTACTTGAGGAAGCATCAGGAAAGAAAGCCGGAAAAGATTTTGGTGTCGCAATGAATCCAGAATTCCTCAGGGAAGGAAAAGCAGTCTATGATTTCATGCACCCTGACAAAATAGTTGTAGGGGCAATTGATAAACGATCAGGAAATCTGGTTTCTGAACTCTACAGGACTTTTGAATGTGAGATCACGCATACAGGCCCGGCAACCGCTGAAATGATTAAATATGCAAATAACTCCCTGCTTGCAACCAAGATCTCCTTCGCCAATGAGATTGGAAATATTTGTAAAAAGCTGGGAATCGATACCTATGAAGTCATGGAAGCTGTAGGAAAGGACTTCAGGATTTCCCCGAAGTTTTTAAATTCAGGGGCAGGCTTTGGAGGGTCATGTTTCCCGAAAGACGTAAAAGCGCTTATAGGAAAAGCAAAAGCAATAGGATACTCTCCTTTACTCCTTGAGTCTGTAATAGCTGTAAATGAAAGGCAACCCCTTCTTATGGTTGAAATTCTCCAGCGGAAAATCGGAGACCTTGCAGGCAAAAAGATTGCAATTCTTGGCCTTGCCTTCAAAAATGAAACGGACGACATAAGAGAATCCAGAGCAATTCCTGTGATTGCGGAACTCCTCAGGCTTGGAGCTAGAGTTTCGGCTTATGACCCGATGGCAACAGAAAACATGAAGCGGGTTTTTCCTACAATCGAATACCTTGAGAAAGCTTCAGATGCGCTTAAAGATGCAGATGCATGTCTTGTGATGACTGAATGGGATGAATTCAGGAATCTCGATTCCGAATTCCAGGGCATGAAAGAAAAGATAGTTATTGATGGGAGGAGGGTAATTAAAGCGAAAAATATGGATTATGAAGGGCTCTGCTGGTGA
- the galU gene encoding UTP--glucose-1-phosphate uridylyltransferase GalU, whose amino-acid sequence MTIKKALIPAAGLGTRFLPATKSMPKEMLPIIDTPVIQYVVEEAIASGIEDIIIITGRGKRAIEDYFDDSPELEMHLAKKHNTELLKLVRDVSSLVDIHYIRQKEPNGLGDAVLRAEKHIGNEPFAVLLGDDIIVNDEPCTAQLIENFKKYGRSTIAVEEVPYEKLNSYGIIKGKPIDNSLYVLEDIVEKPSLEAAPSNIGAIGRYVFTPEIFDCIKEAGTGVGSEIQLTDGIRLLNKSQMIYACRFKGKRFDTGDRLGYVKSIVDFALKNESLRNDVLEYLREILAVEKVPAEKKEER is encoded by the coding sequence TTGACTATTAAAAAAGCACTTATCCCGGCAGCCGGTCTTGGAACCCGCTTCCTGCCGGCAACCAAGTCAATGCCAAAAGAGATGCTTCCCATCATTGATACTCCTGTGATCCAGTACGTTGTAGAAGAAGCTATTGCCTCAGGAATTGAAGACATCATTATTATTACAGGCAGAGGCAAAAGGGCAATTGAGGACTATTTCGATGATTCTCCGGAACTTGAGATGCACCTCGCAAAAAAGCACAATACAGAACTCCTTAAACTGGTCCGGGACGTTTCTTCCCTTGTTGATATCCATTACATCCGCCAGAAAGAACCCAATGGACTTGGAGATGCAGTCCTCAGGGCAGAGAAACATATCGGAAATGAACCTTTTGCGGTGCTTCTAGGAGACGATATCATAGTCAACGACGAACCCTGCACTGCCCAGCTGATCGAGAACTTTAAAAAATACGGAAGATCAACAATAGCAGTTGAAGAGGTGCCTTACGAAAAATTGAACAGCTACGGGATTATAAAGGGTAAGCCTATTGATAATTCCCTGTACGTGCTTGAGGATATAGTGGAAAAACCCTCCCTCGAAGCTGCTCCTTCCAATATCGGGGCAATCGGACGCTACGTCTTTACTCCTGAAATTTTTGACTGCATAAAGGAAGCCGGAACCGGTGTTGGGAGTGAGATTCAGCTCACAGACGGTATCAGGCTTCTGAACAAGTCACAGATGATCTACGCCTGCAGGTTCAAAGGAAAAAGGTTCGATACCGGGGACCGGCTTGGGTACGTAAAGTCCATAGTGGACTTTGCCCTTAAAAATGAAAGCCTTAGAAATGATGTACTTGAGTACCTGCGGGAAATCCTGGCAGTTGAAAAGGTTCCGGCAGAAAAGAAAGAAGAAAGGTAA
- a CDS encoding NAD-dependent epimerase/dehydratase family protein: MPSKNRILVTGGAGFIGSNLVDRLLEKGNQVIVFDNLSSGKMEFIEHHLENPDFTLMKGDLLDREAIESACKGIDFVFHVAANPDVKLGASDTKVHLDQNILATYNLLETMRKGGAKRIAFTSTSTIYGEASIMPTPEDYGPLIPISLYGASKLACEALITSYSHTFDMQAWIFRFANIVGPRSTHGITVDFIKKLTENPSRLEILGDGKQEKSYLHVSECVDAILFAIEKSKKEVNIFNIGSEDTISATEIGKVIVEEMGLSDVEFTYTGGSRGWKGDVPRMRLEIEKLKAIGWKPAYTSERSVRETARELFSGN, encoded by the coding sequence ATGCCTTCAAAGAACAGAATACTTGTAACCGGAGGAGCTGGTTTCATTGGGAGCAATCTGGTAGATCGCCTTTTGGAAAAAGGAAACCAGGTCATTGTTTTCGACAACCTGAGTTCCGGCAAGATGGAATTTATAGAACACCATCTTGAAAATCCTGATTTTACCCTGATGAAAGGAGACCTGCTCGACCGGGAAGCAATCGAAAGCGCCTGTAAAGGCATCGACTTCGTGTTCCATGTAGCTGCAAATCCTGATGTCAAACTGGGGGCTTCGGATACAAAAGTTCATCTGGACCAGAACATTCTTGCAACCTATAACCTCCTCGAGACTATGAGAAAAGGAGGTGCAAAAAGAATTGCGTTTACTTCTACGTCCACAATCTATGGGGAAGCAAGCATCATGCCTACTCCGGAGGACTACGGACCTCTTATTCCCATATCCCTCTATGGCGCCTCAAAACTCGCCTGTGAAGCTCTCATCACTTCATACTCCCATACCTTCGACATGCAGGCGTGGATTTTCCGTTTTGCAAACATCGTGGGACCTCGCAGCACACATGGAATTACTGTTGATTTCATTAAAAAGCTGACAGAAAATCCCAGCAGGCTCGAGATTCTCGGGGACGGAAAGCAGGAAAAATCCTATCTCCATGTATCGGAATGCGTTGATGCGATTCTTTTTGCAATAGAGAAAAGTAAAAAAGAGGTAAATATCTTCAATATCGGATCGGAAGACACGATCAGTGCTACAGAAATCGGAAAAGTCATTGTAGAAGAGATGGGGCTTTCTGACGTAGAGTTTACATATACAGGAGGGAGTAGAGGCTGGAAAGGTGATGTACCAAGGATGAGGCTTGAGATTGAAAAATTAAAAGCCATAGGGTGGAAGCCTGCGTATACCTCCGAGCGCAGTGTACGAGAAACAGCCAGAGAACTGTTTTCTGGAAACTAA
- a CDS encoding flippase: MMSYQKFAKDVGFIGTVQILTSLSTFFLLPVITKTLGAYDYGLWAQINITVSLISSLALMGLSMSFVRFLSSETEKKKIREAVYSILFFVTVSGFLASLVLYIFAEPLATFGFSDPEATYFVQAGSLLILLNVIESVSLFYFRVFRQIEKFSYFTLIETFGKLLFILVFLKMGYGLLGVITATLIVQGLIFLIAFIVIVSQIGFVIPRFTYIREYLQFSLPLTPNALIRWVTESSDRYMVTYFLGLGSVGIYSAACSIGNLIQLFVSPLQLILLPELSKMFDENKMDEVRIYMSHSLRYFLLIAIPAVFGLSVLAKPLLGVLTTQDFVSGWFVIPIIAFAGLLAGIFQIFVNTMFLIKDTKSATYINILAAVSNVLINLILIPSIGIIGAAISTLVAYFLMALLCMRTSLKHFKLDFYFMDIAKSILSSMAMYFFVSSFAISGILELFEAMGAGAVIYVVVMLLVGGFTDHEMSLIKRYLLRSKVSPSSK, from the coding sequence ATGATGTCATATCAAAAGTTTGCAAAGGATGTTGGCTTTATTGGGACGGTTCAGATACTTACAAGCCTGAGCACCTTCTTTTTACTTCCCGTCATCACAAAAACCCTTGGAGCATATGATTACGGACTCTGGGCCCAGATCAATATTACAGTATCTTTAATCTCTTCTCTTGCACTTATGGGACTTTCGATGAGTTTCGTCAGATTCTTATCTTCCGAAACCGAAAAGAAAAAAATAAGGGAAGCAGTATACTCAATCCTTTTTTTTGTTACGGTATCAGGTTTTCTGGCTTCACTTGTGTTATATATATTTGCAGAACCACTTGCAACTTTCGGTTTTAGTGACCCTGAAGCAACCTATTTTGTTCAGGCAGGCTCCCTTTTAATTCTTCTGAACGTAATCGAGTCTGTATCCCTTTTTTATTTCAGGGTTTTCAGGCAAATCGAGAAATTTTCTTACTTTACTCTTATTGAAACTTTTGGAAAACTGTTATTTATACTGGTTTTCCTTAAAATGGGGTACGGGCTTCTTGGGGTAATAACGGCCACTTTAATTGTTCAGGGTCTGATTTTTTTAATTGCCTTTATTGTTATAGTTTCACAGATAGGGTTTGTTATCCCACGGTTTACTTACATAAGAGAGTACCTGCAGTTTTCTCTGCCGTTAACTCCAAACGCACTTATTAGATGGGTTACGGAATCAAGTGACAGATATATGGTTACTTATTTCCTTGGCCTCGGCAGTGTAGGCATCTATTCTGCGGCGTGTTCAATCGGAAACCTTATTCAGCTTTTTGTAAGCCCCCTTCAGCTTATCCTTCTTCCCGAGCTTTCAAAGATGTTTGATGAGAACAAAATGGATGAAGTAAGAATCTACATGTCGCATTCGTTGAGATATTTCCTTCTTATTGCCATTCCCGCAGTTTTTGGACTTTCAGTCCTTGCAAAGCCTTTGCTTGGGGTCCTTACCACTCAGGATTTCGTTTCTGGCTGGTTTGTAATCCCTATCATTGCTTTTGCCGGGCTTCTGGCAGGAATATTCCAGATTTTTGTCAACACAATGTTCCTTATAAAAGACACGAAATCTGCTACTTATATTAATATCCTTGCCGCTGTTTCAAACGTACTAATCAATCTCATTCTCATACCGTCAATCGGCATTATCGGGGCTGCAATTTCAACTCTTGTTGCCTACTTTTTGATGGCTTTACTTTGCATGCGAACGTCCCTTAAACATTTTAAACTTGATTTTTATTTTATGGATATTGCAAAAAGTATTTTGTCATCAATGGCTATGTACTTCTTTGTTTCCAGCTTTGCCATCTCGGGTATACTTGAGCTTTTCGAAGCAATGGGAGCAGGCGCGGTTATTTATGTGGTTGTGATGTTGCTGGTGGGCGGGTTTACTGACCATGAAATGTCTTTAATAAAAAGATATTTACTCAGGTCAAAGGTGAGCCCGAGCAGCAAATAA
- the tnpA gene encoding IS200/IS605 family transposase — protein sequence MQNKLNLRSHSSHSPHYHFVQCVKYRRKALTNPLIIDFLKTKIHNISETFDVEVLNIECDKDHFHLLFSAKPSFDISNYINTIKTITSREIRKNFPEVKTMLWKDTFWSRSYFIASTGEVILEG from the coding sequence ATGCAGAATAAACTGAATCTTAGAAGCCATTCTTCCCATTCACCCCATTATCATTTCGTTCAATGCGTGAAATATAGAAGAAAAGCTCTAACGAATCCTCTGATAATTGATTTTCTTAAAACTAAAATCCATAACATAAGTGAAACATTCGATGTTGAAGTGCTTAATATAGAGTGTGACAAAGACCATTTTCACTTATTATTTTCAGCAAAACCTTCGTTTGATATTTCAAATTATATCAACACCATAAAAACAATAACTTCAAGGGAGATTCGTAAAAACTTCCCTGAAGTAAAAACTATGTTATGGAAAGATACATTCTGGTCAAGATCGTATTTTATCGCATCGACAGGAGAAGTAATCTTAGAAGGATAA
- a CDS encoding transposase — protein sequence MPLWERTIKCDCGNVIDRDRNSAINIMERFLSQNALWTGYQRFSDNLRQTGLQMDTCITANIQVT from the coding sequence CTGCCTCTTTGGGAAAGAACTATAAAATGTGATTGCGGAAACGTAATTGATAGGGATAGAAATAGTGCTATCAACATCATGGAACGGTTCTTATCACAGAATGCTTTGTGGACAGGCTATCAGAGGTTTTCTGATAATCTTCGACAAACAGGATTACAGATGGATACTTGCATCACTGCAAATATCCAGGTGACGTAA
- a CDS encoding disaggregatase related repeat-containing protein: MLKRELVVLFLVGCFIISSIPTASCRTPAPMIYVSGDGSGDFNCDGKDDHIQINQALKFVAENSAYTTVHLKGPFTYVIDAPLLIGSNTILEGDSDAVIKLVDHAGWDTMIPLIKQMSSSGITNVTIRGFEVDVNHDGNAELAKGKGYYNIIYFLYSSDVTVHDMYMHDGHGDGLRMRNSNNIKFYNNTVYKLGHDGMFAIECSNVEAWNNTITCRTNSALRVWNSNNVKFHDNFIDSFYHWSAGGPGIQVERSKGDMNNIEIYDNVITNTYGPGIWLIGTAGAYDKSLSNVYIHNNIFYGSGTNPSIEWVGGILGSGFHNVLIENNVFDGVHNAAVVNMYSTDTNTGPSGTGFTTTVRNNIIVNTVQRTKNAAGTGYGVINRLPSSHTIVMENNCLYDNTAGNYKNVKSTTDIYVDPLFADQSSHDYHLKSVAGRWNGNTWVTDSKSSLCIDAGSASSAYSNELEDNGNRINIGAYGNTKYASKSGTIKQEGSSIAVEEVYDNRLREASPDVVYQSSPFIDVGGMNSVRYRDIMWFDLSEYTDSTEVSNATLSLYWYYPAKSSRPEDTVIEVYRPASAWNSNYVSWNKKDKDVSWKNPGGDWYDKNGVSQGNTPYATITIKGSTLPDNRYYKLDVTELVKEYTSGKYENTGFLIKARTESNNYIAFYSSDCGIESKEPKLQLVYS, translated from the coding sequence ATGCTAAAAAGAGAATTAGTAGTCCTCTTCCTGGTAGGGTGCTTTATAATTTCAAGTATTCCTACGGCTTCATGCCGGACTCCTGCACCTATGATTTATGTTTCAGGAGATGGAAGTGGGGATTTTAACTGTGATGGAAAAGACGACCACATACAGATAAACCAGGCCCTTAAATTTGTGGCAGAAAACTCTGCTTATACGACTGTCCATCTCAAAGGACCGTTTACGTATGTTATTGACGCCCCTCTTCTAATTGGAAGCAACACTATCCTTGAAGGAGATTCAGATGCTGTGATCAAACTGGTTGATCACGCAGGCTGGGATACTATGATACCCCTCATCAAGCAGATGAGCAGTTCAGGTATTACCAATGTTACGATAAGAGGTTTCGAAGTTGATGTAAATCATGATGGTAATGCTGAGCTTGCCAAGGGCAAAGGTTACTACAATATAATTTATTTTCTCTATTCCAGCGATGTAACAGTACATGATATGTACATGCACGATGGGCACGGGGACGGGCTCAGGATGAGAAATAGTAATAATATCAAATTTTATAACAACACTGTCTATAAACTAGGACACGACGGCATGTTTGCTATCGAGTGCTCGAATGTAGAAGCCTGGAACAACACTATAACCTGCAGGACGAACAGTGCTCTGAGGGTATGGAACTCAAATAACGTAAAGTTCCATGATAACTTCATTGATTCATTTTATCATTGGAGCGCAGGCGGCCCGGGTATTCAGGTTGAGAGATCCAAAGGTGACATGAATAATATCGAGATCTACGATAATGTGATTACAAACACCTACGGACCAGGCATCTGGCTTATCGGGACCGCTGGAGCATATGATAAAAGTTTATCAAATGTGTACATTCACAACAATATTTTCTATGGTTCCGGCACCAATCCTAGCATCGAGTGGGTTGGTGGGATTCTAGGTAGTGGATTCCATAATGTCCTGATTGAAAATAACGTCTTTGATGGGGTCCACAACGCGGCAGTTGTAAATATGTATTCTACTGACACCAACACCGGCCCCTCAGGAACTGGATTCACGACCACTGTCCGTAATAACATAATCGTAAACACCGTACAGCGTACGAAAAACGCTGCAGGAACAGGATACGGTGTGATTAATCGCCTTCCCAGCTCCCACACCATTGTAATGGAAAATAACTGTCTCTACGACAACACAGCAGGGAACTATAAAAATGTTAAATCGACAACAGATATTTATGTAGATCCTCTCTTTGCAGACCAGAGCTCACATGATTACCATCTCAAATCAGTAGCAGGTCGATGGAATGGGAATACATGGGTAACGGATAGTAAGAGTTCTCTATGCATTGATGCCGGATCTGCTTCCTCTGCTTATTCAAATGAGCTGGAAGACAACGGGAACAGGATCAACATAGGAGCATACGGGAACACAAAGTATGCTTCCAAATCCGGAACAATCAAACAGGAGGGATCTTCAATTGCAGTAGAAGAGGTCTACGATAACCGCCTGCGTGAAGCTTCTCCTGATGTAGTCTACCAGAGTTCGCCCTTTATTGATGTCGGTGGGATGAACAGTGTCAGATACAGGGATATAATGTGGTTTGACCTGAGCGAATACACAGATTCTACTGAGGTTAGTAATGCAACTCTTTCTCTCTACTGGTATTATCCTGCAAAAAGCTCAAGACCTGAAGATACTGTAATTGAGGTTTACAGGCCAGCTTCAGCCTGGAACTCAAATTACGTAAGCTGGAATAAAAAGGACAAAGATGTTTCATGGAAAAATCCCGGAGGAGATTGGTACGATAAAAATGGTGTTTCTCAGGGCAACACCCCATATGCTACAATAACTATAAAGGGCAGTACCCTTCCTGACAACAGGTATTACAAGCTGGACGTAACCGAGCTCGTAAAAGAGTACACCAGTGGAAAGTACGAAAATACTGGTTTTCTGATAAAGGCCCGCACAGAGAGCAATAACTATATTGCTTTCTACAGCAGTGACTGCGGAATCGAAAGTAAGGAACCAAAACTTCAACTTGTATACAGCTAA
- a CDS encoding glycosyltransferase family 4 protein gives MFKKVSKIFLVYYSSFTTKSGSNIHILELLRNLKKYTDVVLFAPGQKGIESDFPEIKYVPVIDNKYLIQPSYEFILSFYLLYSCIANRPEVLYLRQNSFPFFPIALCKFLGISSIVEVNGLVMDELKVSPDSKSFAYRVFSSLALRSERFNYRYCDRIVSVTDKLKDELVRLYSVPAEKVLVINNGANTDIFKPLDQKQARAELGLDDSKKYVCFVGHLAAWQGVEFLIHSSPFILEKCPEVRFLVVGDGIMKDKLMEIASKMELSDKFTFTGRIPYENVPVYINAANVCVAPFIEERNSKIGLSALKTYEYLACGKPIVASNIPGVKDLIDLSGGGISVPPENPGELANAVVKLISDEETSNAMGERGRKYVVENHSWDGVARKILGICNEIV, from the coding sequence ATGTTTAAAAAAGTAAGTAAAATTTTCCTGGTCTATTACAGCTCTTTCACTACAAAATCAGGTTCGAATATACACATCCTTGAACTCTTAAGAAATTTGAAAAAATACACGGATGTAGTTTTGTTCGCGCCAGGTCAGAAAGGTATAGAAAGTGATTTTCCCGAAATAAAGTATGTGCCTGTGATAGATAATAAGTACCTTATACAGCCTTCTTATGAGTTCATACTATCTTTTTATCTTCTGTACTCATGCATAGCAAACAGGCCTGAAGTGCTTTATCTCCGTCAGAACTCTTTTCCGTTCTTCCCCATTGCCCTGTGCAAGTTTTTGGGGATTTCTTCCATAGTTGAGGTTAACGGGCTGGTTATGGATGAACTCAAGGTAAGTCCGGATTCTAAATCCTTTGCATACAGGGTCTTTTCTTCTCTGGCACTCCGTTCTGAAAGGTTCAATTACAGATACTGTGACAGGATAGTTTCCGTGACTGATAAGCTAAAAGATGAACTTGTGAGGCTGTACTCGGTTCCTGCAGAAAAAGTTCTTGTAATTAACAATGGAGCAAATACTGATATTTTCAAACCCCTTGATCAGAAGCAGGCAAGAGCCGAACTTGGGCTTGATGATTCAAAGAAATATGTGTGTTTTGTAGGACACCTTGCAGCCTGGCAGGGAGTTGAGTTTCTTATCCATTCTTCTCCTTTTATCCTGGAAAAATGCCCTGAGGTTCGTTTCCTTGTAGTAGGGGACGGGATCATGAAGGACAAACTGATGGAAATAGCTTCAAAGATGGAGCTTTCTGACAAATTCACTTTCACTGGAAGAATTCCTTATGAGAATGTCCCTGTATACATTAACGCAGCCAATGTCTGTGTTGCTCCTTTTATTGAGGAAAGAAACTCAAAGATAGGACTCTCTGCCTTAAAAACATACGAATACCTTGCCTGTGGAAAACCTATTGTAGCGAGCAATATACCTGGTGTTAAAGACCTGATTGATCTTTCAGGAGGCGGAATTTCAGTACCTCCTGAGAACCCCGGAGAACTCGCTAATGCTGTGGTGAAGCTAATTTCAGATGAAGAGACAAGCAATGCCATGGGAGAGCGGGGTCGCAAATATGTCGTTGAGAATCACAGCTGGGATGGAGTTGCAAGAAAGATCCTTGGTATATGTAATGAAATTGTTTGA
- a CDS encoding glycosyltransferase, whose translation MRVLEVCQEFPNRYYPQLGTFIKQSIDSIADQGVDVTVISPKAYVLPFSSFPYHNFSKLPRIEHTVKYDLHYPRYIYVIPKKYFYPITGISYAHFVSRYALKNIKPEPDLIHAHFSYPDGYGMMGLAKKWKVPLVVSALGTIERKVAYEGSYTSRQIIETMNFADKVLSVSEDLKVHIVNLGIDESKVHVVSNGVDTEIFKPAGKERARRVLNLPQEKKIVLFIGALRKIKGVDYLIEAAKSFVNTNTDLYMVGRDDGLRKSLEKRAEELKITDSIKFTGPVNHEDIPLWISASDMLVLPSLSEGRPNVVLEALSCEVPVVATDVGGIPELMVEGETGYLVPAKNPEELAEMVNKLLEDESRREKMGKFGRKSIIQRGLTWEAHAKKTVDIYSELLSKPSK comes from the coding sequence ATGAGAGTTCTGGAAGTATGTCAGGAATTTCCTAACAGGTATTACCCCCAGCTTGGGACATTCATAAAGCAAAGTATTGATTCAATTGCAGATCAGGGAGTAGACGTGACAGTTATTTCCCCAAAAGCTTACGTACTTCCTTTTTCCTCATTTCCGTATCATAATTTTTCAAAATTGCCCCGGATTGAGCATACCGTAAAATATGACCTGCACTATCCGCGTTATATCTATGTTATTCCCAAAAAGTATTTTTACCCCATAACCGGCATTTCGTATGCCCATTTCGTTTCCAGGTATGCCCTAAAAAACATAAAACCAGAACCTGACCTGATTCATGCACATTTCTCATATCCTGATGGATACGGAATGATGGGGCTTGCAAAGAAATGGAAGGTTCCTCTGGTGGTAAGTGCCCTTGGCACTATAGAAAGAAAGGTTGCCTATGAAGGGTCCTATACTTCAAGGCAGATTATAGAAACCATGAATTTTGCCGATAAGGTCCTTTCTGTCAGTGAAGACCTCAAGGTCCATATCGTGAATTTAGGGATAGACGAAAGTAAGGTTCATGTGGTCTCTAACGGCGTTGATACGGAGATATTCAAGCCTGCAGGAAAAGAACGTGCAAGAAGAGTTTTAAACCTGCCTCAAGAAAAGAAAATTGTCCTGTTCATAGGAGCCCTGAGAAAAATAAAAGGCGTGGATTACCTTATCGAAGCTGCAAAAAGTTTTGTGAATACAAACACGGACCTTTATATGGTAGGCAGGGATGACGGGCTCAGAAAAAGCCTGGAGAAAAGGGCAGAAGAACTTAAAATTACAGATTCTATCAAATTCACGGGGCCTGTAAATCATGAGGATATCCCCCTCTGGATTTCAGCTTCAGATATGCTGGTCCTGCCTTCCCTCTCGGAGGGGAGGCCAAATGTCGTACTTGAAGCTCTTTCCTGCGAAGTTCCTGTAGTGGCAACTGATGTTGGGGGGATTCCGGAACTTATGGTTGAAGGGGAAACGGGTTATCTTGTTCCTGCAAAAAACCCGGAGGAACTGGCAGAAATGGTTAATAAGCTGCTTGAAGATGAAAGCAGAAGGGAAAAGATGGGAAAATTCGGACGAAAAAGTATAATTCAGCGAGGGCTTACCTGGGAAGCCCATGCAAAGAAAACTGTAGATATATACTCAGAGCTTCTATCGAAGCCCTCAAAATAA
- a CDS encoding glycosyltransferase family 2 protein, producing MEYPFVSVVVGIRNEEKFIEECIESLLHLEYPQDSYEIIIVDGMSTDKTRDLVQKYPVRLLLNERKNVAAARNLGVVNSQGDLVAFTDGDCKVDPRWLKILVNEMKNAPEDVACVGGPNLIFDTDPVFGRVVGYAQETFLGSGGSAQSNNSTKIHYVSSLPNCNAMYKKNTIVEAGYFDERFVVGQDGDLNYRISKIGYKFLYIPEAKVLHHRRGTLKSFSVRMFKYGMWMAELFKKHGEFVRWYAFLPSIAILFAVFSLIVSLVYSAPIIVLLVLMVLYFVLVFASSIQVIYKMKSKYGLFALFVIPVQHVTYGLGFLYSFANSIFLSKARSLSKNNA from the coding sequence ATGGAATATCCTTTTGTTTCGGTTGTAGTAGGTATTCGCAACGAAGAAAAATTCATTGAAGAATGCATTGAGTCCCTTCTTCATCTCGAGTACCCTCAGGATTCATATGAAATTATTATAGTCGACGGAATGTCCACTGATAAAACCCGGGATCTCGTACAGAAATACCCTGTCCGGCTCCTTCTCAATGAACGAAAAAATGTTGCGGCAGCAAGGAACCTTGGAGTTGTAAATTCCCAGGGAGATCTTGTCGCATTTACAGATGGGGATTGCAAGGTCGACCCCAGGTGGCTGAAAATACTTGTCAATGAAATGAAAAATGCCCCTGAAGATGTGGCATGTGTTGGCGGTCCGAATTTAATATTCGATACTGATCCTGTGTTTGGCAGGGTGGTAGGATATGCCCAGGAAACTTTTCTGGGGTCGGGGGGTTCTGCCCAATCTAATAATTCAACAAAGATACATTATGTAAGTTCCCTTCCCAACTGCAATGCGATGTACAAGAAAAATACAATTGTGGAAGCCGGATATTTTGACGAGCGGTTTGTAGTGGGCCAGGACGGGGACCTCAATTACAGAATAAGCAAAATAGGTTATAAATTCCTGTATATTCCAGAAGCAAAAGTGCTTCACCACAGAAGAGGGACCCTCAAGTCATTTTCCGTACGAATGTTCAAGTATGGAATGTGGATGGCCGAGCTTTTCAAAAAACACGGCGAATTCGTCCGCTGGTATGCTTTTTTGCCTTCTATTGCCATACTTTTTGCGGTCTTTTCTCTTATTGTTTCTCTTGTGTATTCAGCGCCGATAATAGTTCTGCTGGTACTGATGGTCTTATATTTCGTTCTGGTTTTTGCTTCCTCAATTCAGGTAATATATAAGATGAAATCAAAGTACGGCCTCTTTGCTCTGTTCGTGATCCCTGTGCAACACGTCACTTATGGGCTGGGTTTTTTGTACAGTTTTGCAAATTCGATTTTCCTTTCAAAAGCCAGGTCTCTTTCAAAAAATAATGCTTAA